The region TGACCAATTATTATTGCTGTCAGGCAAAACCGAATCACTCCAACCTGTCGATCCACCGAGGCTTACAGTCGGGAGTTTACCACCTGCCGCAACTTTTACGGCTGCATTAGCGCTGTCGACACCGGCCTGGGCCTGGGCTATTTCAGGCCGGTTCTTCAGGGCAAGCGCAATACTCTCTTCCAGCGATTTATCATACTTGTCATGCCGCAGTTCGTCTTTTAATGCTACTTCTGTTCCAATATCAATGTTCATGATGTTGTTAAGGTTGGCTACGGCTAAATCATAGCTATTTTTAGCTTTGATCAGATTTTGCTCGGCATTGCTCAATTCTACCTCTGAGCGGAGTACATCGGACTTGGCAACTACACCGGCCCCATATTGGGCCTGAACATTTTTCAAATGGGCTTCCAGGTTGCTAACTGCTGCCTGGTTGGTTTCCACTATGCTCCTGGCCTCCAGTACATCGTAATAGGCAATAGTAGCGTCAAGCTTGGCTTGCTGTTTGGCTTTATCCACCCCTAAATCAGCAATTTTTTGGCTTTGCTTGGCCTGCTCAATTTGTCCTTCAAGCTTGCCGCCAGTATAGAGCGGCCAACTAAACCGCAACGAATTGTTCAAATGGCTGCCCCCGCCTCCGCTCTGATTTAGGTTGTAAGTGCTGCCTAGTGACAGTGTCGGCATTTTTCCGGCCTCAGCCTCTTTCCGGCCCCACGCTGCTTTCTCTTTATCGGCATCGGCAATTTTTATGGCAGAACTATTCTTCAAAGTTATAGCCACGCTCTCATCAAGAGACAACATGGTTGGAGCCGCAAAAACAGCGGCACTATTCAGTAGTAGCACACCGGTTGTCAGTGCGGTTACTGCAGGTTTCAACAGATTTTTTTTCCCCGGCATCAGGTTAAATCCTCCCTTAATTGTTGGTAGTCTATAACAGAAAACTCTGCTGCGGCCACCGGCTTTGAACAGTACTCGCAGTTGCAGATAAGCAGTAACAAAGTATGGGTCTATTCTATAATTAAAACTTTAGATTATCTTTAGATTTATAAAAATAAACATAACAATAAAAAAAGCGCCTGCTTCGAAAAGCAAGCGCATTTCACTGCCAAAACTTCTTACAACTCATTTTTTACGCGAACATACGTGGGTACTGAATAGGCAAACAGTTTTTTATCAACTTCGATATTAGCATAAACATAGAGCACCACCTGGGATGAAATCCGTTGCACACTGCCGCCCATAATGTAACAGACTCCATTTAAAAAGTCACCCATCCGCTGCTGGGTCGCGCCATCAACCTGCTGATAATTTACAACTACCGCGGTGTTTGCTTTCAAATAATCTGCATATTTCTGAACATCGTCGAAACATGTTGGCAAATCAACAACTACTTTCAAATTTTCTGCTTGCTGACTGTGAACCTTTAGTTTAGGGCGGCGTTCATTATCATATTGTGCTACATCTTTTTCAACAGGCATTGCTTTCTCCGGCATTGTCACTTCTTCTTCAACCGGTATAAGAAAATTTGCCAATTTGTCAATTAATCCAAGCGCCACCGTTAATGCCC is a window of Sporomusaceae bacterium ACPt DNA encoding:
- the tolC_1 gene encoding Outer membrane protein TolC, producing the protein MPGKKNLLKPAVTALTTGVLLLNSAAVFAAPTMLSLDESVAITLKNSSAIKIADADKEKAAWGRKEAEAGKMPTLSLGSTYNLNQSGGGGSHLNNSLRFSWPLYTGGKLEGQIEQAKQSQKIADLGVDKAKQQAKLDATIAYYDVLEARSIVETNQAAVSNLEAHLKNVQAQYGAGVVAKSDVLRSEVELSNAEQNLIKAKNSYDLAVANLNNIMNIDIGTEVALKDELRHDKYDKSLEESIALALKNRPEIAQAQAGVDSANAAVKVAAGGKLPTVSLGGSTGWSDSVLPDSNNNWSMSLTASWNVFDAGVTNAKIKQADTTVTKAAEQYEQTKDNIELEVRQAYLSMQEADKRLATTEMAVNKAEEDLYIAQEKYKAGAGTNLDVIDANLSLTQAKTNHIQALYDYNVSMAKLDKAIGTQVN
- the sepF_2 gene encoding Cell division protein SepF, whose product is MALGLIDKLANFLIPVEEEVTMPEKAMPVEKDVAQYDNERRPKLKVHSQQAENLKVVVDLPTCFDDVQKYADYLKANTAVVVNYQQVDGATQQRMGDFLNGVCYIMGGSVQRISSQVVLYVYANIEVDKKLFAYSVPTYVRVKNEL